A genomic window from Thioalkalivibrio sp. ALJ12 includes:
- the gatB gene encoding Asp-tRNA(Asn)/Glu-tRNA(Gln) amidotransferase subunit GatB, with product MEWETVIGLEIHAQLNTVSKIFSGAPTAYGAEPNRQACAVDLGMPGVLPVLNQGAVERAVMLGLAIDAEIAPRSVFARKNYFYPDLPKGYQISQFELPIVGLGHLDIELEDGTIKRIGVTRAHLEEDAGKSLHEGFESMTGIDLNRAGTPLIEIVSEPELRSAKEAVAYMKKLHSLVRYLDICDGNMQEGSFRCDANVSIRPKGQTEFGTRAELKNLNSFRFVERAINHEIERQIDVIEGGGSVVQETRLYDPDRDETRSMRSKEEANDYRYFPDPDLLPLVVDQAFIESVRARLPELPDAKRARFVEQYGLSDYDAGVLTAAREMGDFYEAVAAGCGAPKIAANWVMGEFSAAMNRSEVELADAPVNAEGLAGLLARIQDETISGKIAKEVFEAMWNGEGDADTVIEAKGLKQITDTGAIDAIIDEVMANNPQQLEQYRGGKDKLFGFFVGQVMKATQGKANPAQVNERLKAKLDG from the coding sequence ATGGAATGGGAAACCGTCATCGGGCTGGAGATTCACGCCCAGCTCAACACCGTCTCCAAGATCTTCTCCGGGGCGCCGACCGCCTACGGCGCCGAGCCCAACCGCCAGGCCTGCGCGGTGGACCTGGGCATGCCCGGCGTGCTGCCGGTGCTGAACCAGGGCGCGGTCGAGCGGGCCGTGATGCTGGGGCTGGCGATTGACGCCGAGATCGCGCCGCGGTCGGTGTTTGCGCGCAAGAACTACTTCTACCCGGATCTTCCCAAGGGCTACCAGATCTCGCAGTTCGAACTGCCGATCGTCGGGCTGGGGCATCTGGATATCGAGCTGGAGGACGGCACGATCAAGCGCATCGGGGTAACCCGCGCGCACCTGGAGGAAGACGCCGGCAAGAGCCTGCACGAGGGCTTCGAGTCGATGACCGGCATCGACCTCAACCGCGCCGGTACGCCGCTGATCGAGATTGTCTCCGAGCCGGAACTGCGTTCGGCGAAAGAGGCTGTCGCCTACATGAAGAAACTGCACTCGCTGGTGCGCTATCTCGATATCTGCGACGGCAACATGCAGGAAGGCAGCTTCCGCTGCGATGCGAATGTCTCGATCCGGCCGAAGGGCCAGACCGAGTTTGGCACTCGTGCGGAGCTGAAGAACCTGAACTCCTTCCGTTTCGTCGAGCGCGCGATCAATCACGAGATCGAGCGCCAGATCGACGTGATCGAGGGTGGTGGCAGCGTGGTCCAGGAGACCCGCCTGTACGACCCGGATCGTGACGAGACGCGCTCCATGCGCAGCAAGGAAGAGGCCAACGACTACCGCTACTTCCCCGACCCGGACCTGTTGCCGCTGGTCGTGGACCAGGCCTTCATCGAGTCCGTGCGTGCCAGGCTGCCTGAGCTGCCGGATGCCAAGCGCGCCCGCTTCGTCGAACAGTACGGCCTGTCCGACTACGACGCCGGTGTACTGACCGCCGCGCGCGAGATGGGCGACTTCTACGAGGCCGTGGCCGCCGGCTGTGGCGCGCCGAAGATCGCCGCCAACTGGGTGATGGGCGAATTCTCCGCCGCGATGAACCGCTCCGAGGTCGAGCTGGCCGACGCCCCGGTGAACGCCGAGGGCCTCGCCGGGCTGCTGGCGCGCATCCAGGACGAGACCATCTCCGGCAAGATCGCCAAGGAGGTCTTCGAGGCGATGTGGAACGGCGAGGGCGATGCCGACACCGTGATCGAGGCCAAGGGGCTCAAGCAGATCACCGATACCGGCGCGATCGACGCGATCATCGACGAGGTGATGGCCAACAATCCGCAGCAGCTGGAGCAGTACCGTGGTGGCAAGGACAAGCTGTTTGGCTTCTTTGTCGGCCAAGTGATGAAGGCCACCCAGGGCAAGGCCAACCCGGCTCAGGTGAACGAGCGCCTGAAGGCCAAGCTGGACGGATGA
- the hslO gene encoding Hsp33 family molecular chaperone HslO — MLETDTLHRFMLEEAGVRGEWVHLDAAWQALLERHEYPPVVRDLLGQAYAAVALTAATLKFDGSLILQITGTGPVHMIVAQADGQGRLRGLARFRETPPEDATLAQCAGDNARLMLTLDPGDGGERYQGVVELEGETLADAMNVYFERSEQLPTRLWLAANGQSAAGMLLQAVPGEGGHAVTRDSEDWNRANILADTTTPEEMLKLDAGTLLGRLFAEERVRLFDGTPVQFHCPCSRERVAETLRGLGQDEIRGIIEEQGKIEVTCEFCNAQYHFDPVDAEALCATQTAQPPTPDTRQ; from the coding sequence ATGCTTGAAACCGACACCCTGCACCGCTTCATGCTGGAAGAAGCCGGGGTGCGTGGCGAATGGGTACACCTGGACGCGGCCTGGCAGGCCCTGCTGGAACGCCACGAGTATCCGCCGGTGGTGCGCGACCTCCTGGGGCAGGCCTATGCGGCCGTGGCGCTGACGGCCGCCACGCTCAAGTTCGATGGTTCACTGATCCTGCAAATCACCGGCACTGGTCCCGTGCACATGATCGTGGCCCAGGCCGATGGCCAGGGTCGGCTGCGCGGCCTGGCGCGCTTTCGCGAGACGCCCCCCGAGGATGCGACGCTGGCCCAGTGTGCCGGCGACAACGCCCGGTTGATGCTGACGCTGGACCCGGGCGATGGCGGCGAGCGCTACCAGGGGGTGGTCGAGCTGGAGGGCGAGACCCTGGCGGATGCGATGAATGTCTACTTCGAACGTTCCGAGCAGCTGCCCACCCGGCTGTGGCTGGCGGCCAACGGTCAGTCCGCGGCCGGGATGCTCCTGCAGGCGGTACCGGGTGAGGGTGGTCATGCAGTCACGCGTGACTCCGAGGACTGGAACCGCGCGAACATCCTGGCCGACACCACCACCCCCGAGGAGATGCTGAAGCTGGATGCCGGCACGCTGCTCGGCCGGCTGTTCGCCGAGGAGCGCGTGCGCCTGTTCGACGGGACCCCGGTCCAGTTCCACTGCCCCTGCTCGCGCGAGCGGGTTGCCGAGACCCTGCGCGGCCTCGGGCAGGACGAGATCCGCGGCATCATCGAGGAGCAGGGCAAGATCGAGGTGACTTGCGAGTTCTGCAACGCGCAATACCACTTCGACCCGGTGGATGCCGAGGCCCTCTGCGCCACCCAGACAGCCCAGCCGCCAACCCCCGACACGCGCCAGTAG